Within the Streptomyces vilmorinianum genome, the region GGCGGCGCCGACCCCGGCGTACGGGAGAGCGCGGACCGGCAGCGGCTGTGGTCGGCCGCCTCGCACCTGGCCGCCACCCGGCGGGGCCTGGCCTCCGCACGCGACGGCGGGACGGTCCTGATGCTCCCGCTCGGCCCGGGGGAGAACGCCGCCGAACTGGCCCGGCAGACCGCCGGACACCTCGGCGGCACGCTGCGCGAACCCGTCACGGTGGGCGCCTCCGCCCCCGTCGAGTCCCCCCTCGCCCGGCCCTCCCAGGTCGCCACCGCGTACGAGGAGGCCCGCCGCTGCCTGGACGCGCTGCGCCTGCTGCGCCGCTCGGGGGAGGGCGCCGCCGCCGAGGACCTGGGCTTCCTCGGGCTGCTGCTCGCCGACACCAGGGACATCGAGGGCTTCGTCGAGCGCACGATCGGCCAGGTCGTCGCGTACGACCTGCGGCGCGGCACGGATCTGGTGCGCACGATGGACGCGTACTTCGCGAGCGGGATGAGCCCCGCCCGTACGAAGGACGATCTCCACGTCCACGTGAACACCGTCGCCCAGCGCATCGAACGGATCGGCAGGCTCCTCGGCCCGGACTGGCAGTCCCCGGCCCGGGCCCTGGAGATCCAGCTGGCCCTGCGCCTGCACGCGATGTCGGCCGCGGTCGCTCGCTGAACACGGCGAAGGCGCCGGTCCCCTTCCGGGGGGCCGGCGCCTTCGCCGTGCGTGCGGGGTGGCGCGGGGCGGTGCGGGATCAGGCGTCGGCGCGCACCGCGGCCGTGGCCTGCGGGGCGTCCTCCTCGACCTCCGACAGATCGCGGTTGCGGGTCTCACGGGCGCAGGCGATGGCGACGATCGTGAGAAGCGCGGCGGCGATCACGTACAGGGCGATCGGCGTCGAGGTGCCGTAGTCGGCGAGCAGCGCGGTCGCGATCAGCGGGGCGGGGGCGCCGGCGGCGACCGAGGAGAACTGCGCGCCGATGGAGGCGCCGGAGTAGCGCATCCGGGTCGCGAACATCTCGGAGAAGAACGCGGCCTGCGGGGCGTACATCGCCCCGTGCAGGACCAGGCCGACGGTCACGGCGAGCAGCAGGGAGCCGAAGTTGCCCGCGTCGATCAGCATGAAGAACGGGAACATCCAGGCACCGACGCCTACCGCACCGATCAGATAGACCGGCCGGCGGCCGATCCGGTCCGACAGCGCGCCCCAGGCCGGGATGACGGCGAAGTGGACGGCGGAGGCGATGAGGACGGCGTTCAAGGCGGTCTGCTTGGACAGGCCCACCTGGGTCGTCGCGTAGACGAGGATGAACGCGGTGATCACGTAGTAGGAGATGTTCTCCGCCATACGGGCGCCCATCGCGATGAGTACATCGCGCCAGTGGTGCTTGAGCACGGCGACCAGCGGCATCTTCTCGACCTGGTCCGCCGCTGCCTTGCGCCGCTCGGCGGCGGCCAGGGCGGCCTTGAACACGGGGGACTCGTCGACCGAGAGCCGGATCCACAGACCGACGATCACCAGCACACCGGAGAGCAGGAACGGTATGCGCCAGCCCCATGACAGGAACGCGGAGTCGGAGAGCAGTGCGGTCAGCGCGGACAGCACACCGGTCGCGAGCAACTGCCCGGCGGGCGCCCCGGTCTGCGGCCACGAGGCCCAGAACCCGCGCCGCTTCGCGTCCCCGTGCTCCGAGACGAGCAGCACGGCCCCGCCCCACTCACCCCCGAGCGCGAACCCCTGCACCAGCCGAAGCGCGGTCAGCAGCACGGGAGCGGCGGCCCCGACGGTCGCGTGCGTCGGCAGCAGCCCGATCGCGAAGGTCGCCCCACCCATCAGCAGCAGACTCAGCACCAGCAGCTTCTTGCGCCCGAGCCGGTCACCGTAGTGCCCGAAGACCAGCGCACCGAGCGGCCGGGCGGCGAACCCGACCGCGTAGGTCAGGAAGGAGAGGAGCGTGCCGACCAGCGGGTCGGACTCGGGGAAGAACAGCTTGTTGAAGACCAGCGCGGCGGCGGATCCGTAGAGGAAGAAGTCGTACCACTCGATGGTGGTGCCGATGAGGCTCGCGGCGACGATGCGCTTGAGGTTCGATTCGGCGGGTGGAGCCGCTGCGGGGGAGGCCATGTGCACCACTTCCAGGCGTTGTACGGGGACGTGTTCGTGTCGCCACACCGTAGAAACACGCTGGTCACCGGCGTATGTGGTGGGACACCATAGTTCTATCCGCCGGAGTGCGCGCGACCACCATGGGGGCGGTACCGGGGTCTCCGTGACGGCTTCGACGAGGCCGCCTGTGCCCGCCTGTGGCGTGCGCCCTTCGGTGGGGGAGGGGGGAACGATCTGGCCATCATCCGGCGGAGGGTGAAGAACGACCGGCTCGACCATGCGGGCTATCTGTAGGTCTTCGCGGCCCACAACGGATCAGCCGGGGCGAAGGCAGACTACCGGCGCCAACGTGACGTCCACGGAGACTGGCATGCGGCCGTGCCGTGCAACCTCTTCAACTGGATGCTCGGCCAGCTCTCTCGCTGCCTACAGGAGCACACGCCCTTCGATGAACTGGTCGCCTTCTCCGCCTCCCGTGCCGGGAGGCGGAGAAGGCGGCGGTGTGATCTCCAACGGTCGAAACCTGTTCTGTCAGTGGCAGGTGGCATGCTCGGCCACCATGAACAAGCAGCAGTTCTGGGAGCTCATCGCGGCAGCCCGCGACCAGGCGATCGTTCCACACGAAAGCGAAGTGGTCGCTCGCGAGGCGACCTCGCTGTTGGCCGACCGGCCGGTCGAGGAGATTGTCGCCGCTGAGCACGTGCTGTGGGACCTGATGGTCGAGTCCTACAGCAATCCACTGTGGGCCGCTGCCTACATCGCCAACGGCGGGTGCTCCGACGACGGCTTCGACTACTTTCGCGGCTGGCTGATCGCTCAGGGCCGCGAGGTCTTCGAGCGCGCAGTCACTGATCCTGACGCCCTCGCGGAACTCCCCATCGTGCGAGCCGCCGCGGCCGGCCGCGTCGACCTTGAGGGGGAGGACATGCTGGGCATCGCCTGGAACGCGCACATCACGGCCACAGGTGATCAGCTTCCCGCGGGCCCACCCACCATCCGCTACTCGCAGCTGGACCCTGCCTGGGCCTTCGACTTCTCTGACTCAGACGAGATGGCTCGCCGCCTGCCGCGTCTGGCTGCTCTCTACCTGGAGTAAGAAGCCGTATCTCAACCGAACATGATCGCTTGGTTCCTGCTGGTCAGGCATAGTCTCGGTCGGGGTGAGGGAGACATCCGGCGTTCTGCTTCCGCTTGTTCGTCGAGGGGTGCGCGATGGCGTCGATGCTGGGGTTGCTGGAAGCGCGGGAAGCGTCTGCCCGCGAGCGGGTAGAGGCCCTGCGGGAGGAGGCCGCCCGTGCGGCTGCGGCCTTGGAAGGTGGTGAGATCGAGCTGGACCGGCGGGTGATCGCACGCGAAGAGCTCGTCGACGCCCTGGCCGCATCCGCCGCCGAGACCACTGCCGCGACGGAGGCCGAAGGTGAGGGAGGAACGGTGCCCGCCCCCGTTCCCGCGCCTGCGTCCGCGTCGGTTCCGGGGGCTGTGGTGCCGCCTTGGCGGGAGGGGCTGGAGACGTCGGTGCTCTCGCCGGACAATCAGCGGATCTTGAATGTGGTGCAGGACCGGCCGGGTCTGGAACCCCTGCGGGCCAAGGACATCGCGGCCGTGATGGGCATCGACGCAGCGGTAGCAGCGAAGGTTGAGGGCGTGCGCTCGAAGGCGAAACGCCTGGCCGAGCGGGGCTGGTTGCTCCAGGAGGCGTCGGGGGCGTTCAGTGCTGGCCGGCGGCTCGTGGCCGGGCCAGGCGGCGGCCCATCCGCGTGATCATCGAGAACAGGATCACCGCCTCGCTGGTCGCGGGCAACGTCTCGTAGTCACGGCACAGACGCCGCGAGTGCATCAGCCAGCTCAGGGTGCGCTCGACCACCCACCGCCTCGGCAGCACCACGAACCCCTTCGTATCGTCGGTCCGTTTGACGACTTCCACGGTCAGGGCGAGCTTCTCGCGGGCCCAGTCGATGAGGGCTCCGGTGTAGCCGCCGTCGGCCCAGACTAGGCAGATGTCCCGGTGCAGTTCGCGCAGCCGGGTCAGCAGGCCGGTGGCCGCTTCGCGGTCGCCCACGTTCGCGGCGGTCACGGCCACGACCAGCAGCAGGCCCAGGCAGTCGGTCACGATGTGCCGCTTCCGCCCATTGACCAGCTTCCCGCCGTCGAAGCCGCGTGAGGCGGCCGGCACCGTCGCGGCGGCCTTCACCGACTGCGCGTCGATGATCCCCGCCGTCGGTTCCGCCTCGCGCCCCTCGCGCTCCCGCAGCCAGCCGCGCAGCCGGTCATGGAACTCCGCGACCAGCCCGTTCTCGCGCCAGCGGCGGAAGAAGTCATAGACCCGGGCCCAGCGGGGGAAGTCCGCGGGCATCGACCGCCAAGAGATCCCGCCCGCGACCAGGTAGCGGATCGCGTCCAGCATCTGGCGGTGGCAGTAGCCCTCGGGCTGCCCGCCCCGGCCCTCCAGCCAGTGACAACAGGGCCTCCTGGTACTGCTCGGTCAGATTCGCATCCCCGAGCTACCGAGAGGCCCTGCCCTCATGCGCATACAGCCGGAAGATCACCCCATCAGGAACCCTGTTCGATCAGAACCGTCCTCGTGATCGATAGGACGGCTTCTCAAGTCGGTCTGGCTGTCCCAGTCACGCAGGAAGACAGTCTCGGTGGAGCTCAGACGGAAGCACGTTGGAAGGCCCAGCACAGGACCTCTTCTGGCAATACTCTTGGGCTGGCCAGAGGCGGAGAGAGTACGGAGGTGCCGGTGTCGTCTATCGCTCTTTGCTATCCCTGGAGACACTTCCAGGATCCGGAATGGGTCAGGCTGTCCCTGCTCATGTGGGACAAGATCGCGCGTCTACGTCCCGAAGGACCGCGGGACCTCGATTCCCTGTCGGTTCGGCAAATCTGCAACGAGACCGATTTCCTTGTTGACATCGTACCCAGCGTGACCGACTTGGCGACGGTCACCGATGTCTTCTCTGAAGCTATCAGTGTGCACAGGAAGGAACTTGTGGACCGATACGGCCGACATGCACGGATCGACGACGATGAACGTTGGGCAATGGCTCCCAGCAACGTATTGGTTGTGGGGTCGGCTCGACACGATCTACACGCTGGCCCCAACGACCCACTGATTAGCTGGGAACTCGGCGAGTTGCTCGTGTCGTCAGACTTGGCTGACGACTTTCGACGAAACCAGCGTGGCGATCGCTGCTCGATTGGCGTTCGCCGCCAACTCGGCTCTGTCTACCTTGCTGCGTTGACTGACGCGATCGCTCGCCACAACATGCTCTCGCCCGTCACCGATGACGCCCGCATGCACCGCGCTATGGGTGCGTTGGACCGCTTGCCCCAGATGCTGCTCAGCGACGAGGACCCAGCGATTGGACTCGAGAACGCTGATAGCGCCTACCTGCACGTCGCTCTGCAAGCGGTCATTTATCCTCGGCAGTTGATGGACATTCCTCTGGCGAAGCTGATCAACTTCCGGGAACGCTATCGGGCCGAGCTTACCGCTTTCCGTCAGCACATCGCCGATCTCTCCAGCGAACTGCAAATCATTGCCTCAGTCGAGAACTTAGTGGTTACGCAGGCTCACCTGGAGTCCCTGTACGAACGAGTCACCAAGCCGCAGCTCGAAGAACTCCGCAGGGCATTGCGAGGGATGGGTATCGAGTCGACCACTGGGGCGATGGACCTGAAGATTGACATCAACGCTGCTGCCGGCACGATTGTTGGAGGGGTGGCTGCCGCAGGAGGACAGTTTACCGTTGCCAGTGCGGCAGTGGCCATCACTGTCCTGCCGTACGTTGCCAGTAGATTCCAGATACGCCGTCAAAGCATCGCGTCCTCTCCAGTGGCCTTCCTCCTCGCCGCCAACCGCGAACTCACCCATAAGTCACTGCTTCACACACGATCAGGCCGGTGGCGTTGGTGCTAGCGCCCCCGGACGTCGCTTGCCGCTTTGTGCACCCGGCGAAGCTGGTCTTCGAGGTTGGTGGCGGTGGTGGCGGCCTCACTGATGACACGGGCGACAGCGGTGGCGTCGTCGCGGGCCATCCGGTCGGTGGCGGCTGAGGTTTGCAGCAGGATCTGGGGCAGATGTTGCGCAAGGTTGTGGAGGTCGTGCAGGAGGAGGCCGCCCTGCGGGGGTCGTCGATTTCGGCCTTGCCGCTGTAAAGGTCCTCTGACAGTTGGCGCAGGGTCTTGGCCGCGTCGCGGGAGAGGGAGCTGGGGTCGTACGGCACCCGACCAGGCACCCTGTTCGATCAGAACCGTCCTCGTGATCGATAGAAATACGGCTTCTAAGACGTCGTTTCCTTTGGTGTCCGACGGTCGTTGACGGTGCGTGGACCGTCTTGTTGAGCAGTTGGTTCCGGAGGATCTGTGGGAGCTGTTTCGGCGGGTGGTGCCGCCGACGGTGGTGCATCGGCCGCAGGGTGGGGGACGTCGGCGGGCCGGGGATCGTGAGGTGCTGGCCGCGATTGTGTTCGTGGCGACGTCGGGCTGCACCTGGCGGCAGCTTCCGCCGGTCTTCGGGGCTTGCTGGCAAACGGTGTACAAGCGGTTCGCGCGTTGGAGCCGCGAGCGTGTGTGGGCCCGTCTCTACCGGGTCATCCTGGACGAGCTCGGCTCACGCGGGCAGCTCGACTGGTCCAGGTGCGCGATCGACTCGGTGAGCATCCGAGCCCTCAAAGGGGGCATCTGACGGGACCGAATCCGACCGATCGCGGCAAGAAGGGATCGAAGATCCATCTGATCTGCGACCGCACCGGCCTGCCGATCTCACTCGCGATCTCGGGCGCCAACCTGCACGACAGCCAGGCCCTGGAGCCCCTGGTTCGCGGCATCCCACTGATCCGCTCACGCCGTGGACCACGTCGACGCCGCCCCGCCAAACTGCACGGCGACAAGGGCTACGACTACGACCATCTGCGCCGATGGCTGCGCGAGCGCGGCATCGTGCCGCGGATCGCCCTCCGCGGCGTCGAGTCCTCCCAACGCCTGGGCAGCCATCGCTGGGTCGTGGAACGCACGATGTCCTGGCTTGCCGGCTGCCGTCGCCTGCACCGGCGATACGAGCGCAAGGCCGAGCACTTCCTCGCCTTCGCGGGCATTTCCGCGGCCCTCATCTGCCACCGCCGTCTCGTCCGTGCGGACGCGCAAAACCGGTCAGCGTGAGCTTG harbors:
- a CDS encoding IS5 family transposase, which produces MEGRGGQPEGYCHRQMLDAIRYLVAGGISWRSMPADFPRWARVYDFFRRWRENGLVAEFHDRLRGWLREREGREAEPTAGIIDAQSVKAAATVPAASRGFDGGKLVNGRKRHIVTDCLGLLLVVAVTAANVGDREAATGLLTRLRELHRDICLVWADGGYTGALIDWAREKLALTVEVVKRTDDTKGFVVLPRRWVVERTLSWLMHSRRLCRDYETLPATSEAVILFSMITRMGRRLARPRAAGQH
- a CDS encoding DUF4240 domain-containing protein, producing MNKQQFWELIAAARDQAIVPHESEVVAREATSLLADRPVEEIVAAEHVLWDLMVESYSNPLWAAAYIANGGCSDDGFDYFRGWLIAQGREVFERAVTDPDALAELPIVRAAAAGRVDLEGEDMLGIAWNAHITATGDQLPAGPPTIRYSQLDPAWAFDFSDSDEMARRLPRLAALYLE
- a CDS encoding IS5 family transposase (programmed frameshift), giving the protein MDRLVEQLVPEDLWELFRRVVPPTVVHRPQGGGRRRAGDREVLAAIVFVATSGCTWRQLPPVFGACWQTVYKRFARWSRERVWARLYRVILDELGSRGQLDWSRCAIDSVSIRALKGGNLTGPNPTDRGKKGSKIHLICDRTGLPISLAISGANLHDSQALEPLVRGIPLIRSRRGPRRRRPAKLHGDKGYDYDHLRRWLRERGIVPRIALRGVESSQRLGSHRWVVERTMSWLAGCRRLHRRYERKAEHFLAFAGISAALICHRRLVRADAQNRSA
- a CDS encoding MFS transporter; this encodes MASPAAAPPAESNLKRIVAASLIGTTIEWYDFFLYGSAAALVFNKLFFPESDPLVGTLLSFLTYAVGFAARPLGALVFGHYGDRLGRKKLLVLSLLLMGGATFAIGLLPTHATVGAAAPVLLTALRLVQGFALGGEWGGAVLLVSEHGDAKRRGFWASWPQTGAPAGQLLATGVLSALTALLSDSAFLSWGWRIPFLLSGVLVIVGLWIRLSVDESPVFKAALAAAERRKAAADQVEKMPLVAVLKHHWRDVLIAMGARMAENISYYVITAFILVYATTQVGLSKQTALNAVLIASAVHFAVIPAWGALSDRIGRRPVYLIGAVGVGAWMFPFFMLIDAGNFGSLLLAVTVGLVLHGAMYAPQAAFFSEMFATRMRYSGASIGAQFSSVAAGAPAPLIATALLADYGTSTPIALYVIAAALLTIVAIACARETRNRDLSEVEEDAPQATAAVRADA
- a CDS encoding DUF6236 family protein produces the protein MWDKIARLRPEGPRDLDSLSVRQICNETDFLVDIVPSVTDLATVTDVFSEAISVHRKELVDRYGRHARIDDDERWAMAPSNVLVVGSARHDLHAGPNDPLISWELGELLVSSDLADDFRRNQRGDRCSIGVRRQLGSVYLAALTDAIARHNMLSPVTDDARMHRAMGALDRLPQMLLSDEDPAIGLENADSAYLHVALQAVIYPRQLMDIPLAKLINFRERYRAELTAFRQHIADLSSELQIIASVENLVVTQAHLESLYERVTKPQLEELRRALRGMGIESTTGAMDLKIDINAAAGTIVGGVAAAGGQFTVASAAVAITVLPYVASRFQIRRQSIASSPVAFLLAANRELTHKSLLHTRSGRWRWC